AGGCCGTCATGGCCGAGGTTCAGACCGGCTTGCGGGAACTCTTCGGCACGGCCCAGCCTGTTCTCGTCCTGTCCGCCTCCGGCACCGGGGCCATGGTCGCCGCCGCGACCAATCTCTTTGCCCCGGGAGAGCGGGTTTTGGTCGTCGAAGGCGGAAAATTCGGAGAGCGCTGGTCCGACATCGCCCTCTCCCACGGGCTCGAAGTCAGCGCCCTGCCCGTGGACTGGGGAAAGCCGGTGGATCTGGAGGACGTCGAGAATTGCCTCGACCGCTGGCCGGACATCCGGGGCGTCCTGGTCCAGGCCTCGGAGACCTCCACCGGAGTTCTCCACCCCATCCGCGAGCTGGCAGCACTGGTCCGTAAAAAGGACATCCTCCTGATCGTGGACGGCATCTCGGCCGTGGGGATTTCCCCCTGCCCCATGGACGAATGGGGTGTGGACTGCCTTCTGACCGGATCACAGAAGGGGCTCATGCTCCCTCCGGGGCTGGCCTTTCTCTCCCTCAGCCCCCGGGCCTGGGAACGGGCCGAGCGGATCAAACCCAAAAATTTCTACTTCAACCTGCTGAACGAACGAAGCAAGCTGGCCAAAAACCAGACCGGGTTCACGTCGTCGATCAATCTGGTCGTGGGACTTCAGGCCTGTCTACGTCTCTTTCAGGATCACGGCCTTCCGGCCATCTACCGCAAGCAATGGGCCCTGACCCGCATGGCCAGGGCCGGGGCCGAGATCATGGGTCTGGATCTTCTGGCTCCGGTCTCCTTCACCTGGGGACTGACCTCTATCCTGCTCCCCCCGGGCATCGACGGCCGCAAGGTTCTGGCTCTCGCCGCCAAAGACTGGAACGTGATCATGGCCGGAGGACAGGACCGTCTCCAGGGCCGCATCGTCCGTCTCGGGCACATGGGACATGTGGACTGGTCCGATGTCCTGGCCGGAGTCCACGCCCTGCATCGATCCATCATGGCCTGCGGCGGGCATTGCGGAGTCATGGACGTTCTGGACCGAACCATGGCCGCCTACGAAACCGCCCTGGCCGAACCCCTGCCCGATACCGGAATTGACCCCAAGACCCGCGAGGCCCTGGGGTATCGCAGCAACATCTGACCTCGGAGGCCATCCGCGGCCCCCATCGACCGGACAACGACATGAGCGACGCCAAGAGCGAAAGCATGCCTTACCTGAATTTCTCGACCTTCGTCATGTCCCTTGTTTCCTCGGGCATGGTCCACCTCGACGAGGTCCCGGACCCGGAAACAGGACAGCGCGGCCTCGACCTTCCCCTGGCCAAACAGACCATCGACCTCTTGACCATGCTTCAGGAAAAAACCAAGGGCAATCTGGACCAGAACGAGGAGCGGCTCCTTCAGGATGTCCTTTTCGAGCTCCGCATGGTGTACGTCCGCAAGAAGGGATAAATCGGAATCGGAATCGGCCTCTTTCCCGGACCGATCTATTTCAGACCCGCGTTCGACCAGTTGAATCGCTTGGGGCAGGTTTCCTTGAGGTAACAGCGGGTGCAGCCGTCCTTGTGCGGATAATAAGTTAGGGTCGAATACTTCCTGTCCACGGTTCCGGTGTCGTGAAGAACAAGACCTGCTTTTTCCACCGTACGTTTGAGAATCTTGGTCGGCACCGGAACAGGGGCACACTTCGTCCTGTCCAGCCGGGGCAAAAAATGACGCAGCCCGCCCATGATCATGGTCTGAGCGACGGCCTCGATCCGAAAGGCCCGGGACTGGGATTCGGCCCACAATGCATCGACCTCCTTCTCCACGTCCT
This Deltaproteobacteria bacterium DNA region includes the following protein-coding sequences:
- a CDS encoding alanine--glyoxylate aminotransferase family protein, whose product is MLNKPRLLTPGPTPLPEEVRLALARDMIHHRKADFEAVMAEVQTGLRELFGTAQPVLVLSASGTGAMVAAATNLFAPGERVLVVEGGKFGERWSDIALSHGLEVSALPVDWGKPVDLEDVENCLDRWPDIRGVLVQASETSTGVLHPIRELAALVRKKDILLIVDGISAVGISPCPMDEWGVDCLLTGSQKGLMLPPGLAFLSLSPRAWERAERIKPKNFYFNLLNERSKLAKNQTGFTSSINLVVGLQACLRLFQDHGLPAIYRKQWALTRMARAGAEIMGLDLLAPVSFTWGLTSILLPPGIDGRKVLALAAKDWNVIMAGGQDRLQGRIVRLGHMGHVDWSDVLAGVHALHRSIMACGGHCGVMDVLDRTMAAYETALAEPLPDTGIDPKTREALGYRSNI
- a CDS encoding DUF1844 domain-containing protein; the protein is MSDAKSESMPYLNFSTFVMSLVSSGMVHLDEVPDPETGQRGLDLPLAKQTIDLLTMLQEKTKGNLDQNEERLLQDVLFELRMVYVRKKG